In a genomic window of Flavobacterium lipolyticum:
- a CDS encoding ComEA family DNA-binding protein produces the protein MNLRRFEVLLKFTQEQRKGVFLLFIIIAVLQAVYFLVDFDISEKIVPEEKQWMNLQSEIDSLKFLKSGEKRKVYAFNPNFITDYKAYKLGMSVQEIDRLLAFRKENKYVNSAKEFQEVTKISDSLLRVISPLFKFPEWVTNKSSHKIKRNEFFKEPVYEKEEIIVQDMNSATQEDLVKIYGIGEALSIRILKQREVLGGFVSMEQMNEVWGLSPEVVKELTAHFKVAIPPSLKKIAINEASLKELAKFPYFRYALAKEIVTYRSMNGNINNIEDLSKIKGFPIEKAKIISLYLEF, from the coding sequence ATGAATTTAAGACGTTTTGAAGTTCTTTTGAAGTTTACACAAGAACAACGTAAAGGTGTTTTTTTACTCTTTATTATTATAGCTGTATTGCAGGCGGTTTACTTTCTTGTTGATTTCGATATTTCGGAGAAGATTGTTCCTGAAGAAAAGCAGTGGATGAATTTGCAATCCGAAATAGATTCTTTAAAATTTTTAAAGTCTGGAGAGAAAAGAAAGGTCTATGCTTTTAATCCAAATTTCATTACCGATTACAAAGCGTACAAATTAGGAATGTCTGTCCAGGAGATCGATCGTCTGCTGGCGTTCCGAAAAGAGAACAAATATGTAAATTCAGCAAAAGAATTTCAGGAAGTCACAAAAATCTCAGATTCTTTACTGAGAGTGATTTCTCCGCTTTTTAAATTTCCGGAGTGGGTTACCAATAAATCAAGTCATAAGATCAAAAGAAATGAGTTTTTTAAAGAACCTGTTTATGAAAAAGAGGAAATTATAGTACAGGATATGAATAGTGCTACTCAGGAAGATTTAGTTAAGATATATGGTATAGGGGAAGCTCTATCGATAAGGATCCTTAAGCAAAGAGAAGTTTTGGGAGGTTTTGTTTCGATGGAACAGATGAATGAGGTTTGGGGACTTTCGCCAGAAGTTGTAAAAGAATTGACTGCGCATTTTAAAGTAGCAATTCCTCCCTCCTTAAAAAAAATCGCCATAAACGAAGCCTCTTTAAAAGAGTTGGCAAAGTTTCCTTACTTCCGATATGCATTGGCCAAGGAGATTGTGACCTATCGAAGTATGAATGGGAATATTAATAATATTGAGGATTTGTCAAAAATTAAAGGTTTTCCTATTGAAAAAGCAAAAATAATTAGTTTATATTTGGAGTTCTAA
- a CDS encoding acyl-CoA dehydrogenase family protein yields MDFQYNETQLMIAQSIKDFAEKNIRPNIMEWDESQIFPVSLFKQLGEMGFMGVLVPEEYGGSGLGYHEYITVVEEIAKVDPSIGLSVAAHNSLCTNHILTFGNEEQKKKWLPKLATAEHIGAWGLTEHNTGSDAGGMNTTAVKEGDEWIINGAKNFITHAISGDIAVVIVRTGEKGDSKGMTAFVLEKGMKGFSSGKKENKLGMRASETAELVFDSCRVPDANRLGEVGQGFVQAMKILDGGRISIGALSLGISKGAYEAALKYSKERYQFGQPISNFQGISFKLADMATEIEASELLLHKAAYLKQQHKPVTTLGAMAKMYASEACVKIANEAVQIHGGYGYTKDFPVEKFYRDSKLCTIGEGTTEIQKVVISRNLLKE; encoded by the coding sequence ATGGATTTTCAATATAATGAAACGCAGTTGATGATTGCGCAGTCAATAAAAGATTTTGCTGAGAAAAATATCCGTCCAAATATCATGGAATGGGATGAATCTCAAATTTTTCCGGTTTCCCTGTTCAAGCAATTGGGAGAAATGGGGTTTATGGGAGTTTTGGTTCCTGAAGAGTATGGTGGTTCCGGTTTAGGGTATCACGAGTATATCACCGTTGTAGAAGAGATTGCAAAAGTAGATCCATCAATTGGTTTATCTGTTGCGGCTCATAATTCATTATGCACCAATCATATTTTGACTTTTGGTAACGAAGAACAAAAGAAAAAATGGCTGCCAAAACTTGCAACAGCAGAACATATTGGAGCCTGGGGATTAACCGAGCACAATACCGGTTCAGATGCGGGAGGAATGAATACGACCGCAGTTAAAGAGGGTGATGAATGGATTATAAACGGAGCCAAAAACTTCATTACACATGCTATTTCAGGAGATATTGCGGTAGTAATTGTTCGCACCGGTGAAAAAGGAGATTCAAAAGGAATGACGGCTTTTGTTCTTGAGAAAGGGATGAAAGGATTTAGCTCAGGAAAGAAAGAAAATAAATTAGGAATGCGTGCCAGTGAAACTGCTGAGTTGGTTTTTGACAGCTGTCGCGTTCCGGATGCTAACAGATTGGGAGAAGTAGGACAAGGATTTGTTCAGGCGATGAAAATATTAGACGGGGGACGAATTTCAATTGGAGCTTTGTCTTTGGGGATTTCAAAAGGAGCTTATGAAGCGGCTTTGAAGTATTCAAAAGAGAGATATCAATTTGGTCAGCCTATCAGTAATTTTCAAGGTATATCTTTCAAATTGGCGGATATGGCTACCGAAATAGAAGCGTCGGAGTTGTTATTGCATAAAGCAGCTTATTTAAAACAACAACATAAGCCGGTGACAACATTAGGAGCTATGGCGAAGATGTATGCTTCCGAAGCTTGTGTGAAAATTGCCAACGAGGCAGTTCAGATTCATGGAGGTTACGGTTATACAAAAGATTTTCCGGTAGAGAAATTCTACAGAGATTCTAAATTGTGTACCATTGGAGAAGGAACAACCGAAATTCAAAAAGTGGTTATTTCCAGAAATTTGTTGAAAGAGTAA
- the rpsU gene encoding 30S ribosomal protein S21 translates to MLIIPIKDGENIDRALKRYKRKFDKTGTVRQLRARTAFIKPSVIKRAQIQKAAYIQTLRDSLES, encoded by the coding sequence ATGTTAATTATACCAATTAAAGACGGAGAAAATATCGATAGAGCATTAAAGCGCTATAAAAGAAAATTTGATAAAACAGGAACTGTTCGTCAACTAAGAGCACGTACTGCTTTTATTAAGCCTTCTGTTATCAAAAGAGCTCAAATTCAAAAAGCGGCTTACATTCAAACATTGAGAGATAGTTTAGAGAGTTAG
- a CDS encoding tyrosine-type recombinase/integrase: MKSNIEAFRDYLELEKKYSVHTVTAYLNDVFSFKEFNGVNFEQEGIEGVNYGQIRSWIVSLVDEGVSNVSVNRKMSSLKAFYRFLLKTRQIEVNPMLKHKALKTPKIIQIPFSEKELTDLLLKVGDPCGFEEVRDRLIVDLFYATGIRRAELIHLMKCNVDLSSGLLKVLGKRNKERIVPILPIIAGQMKLYLQERTLIEKVVDEDYFFISGKGLKLSESFVYRLINSYFSKVSEKVKKSPHVLRHTFATHLLNNGADLNSVKELLGHSSLASTQVYTHNSLAELKKVYANAHPRNKQ, from the coding sequence ATGAAATCAAATATAGAGGCGTTTCGTGATTATCTGGAGTTGGAGAAGAAGTATTCGGTTCATACGGTTACGGCTTATTTGAATGATGTTTTTTCTTTTAAAGAATTTAATGGAGTTAATTTTGAGCAAGAGGGAATTGAGGGGGTGAATTACGGTCAAATTAGAAGTTGGATTGTTTCTTTAGTGGATGAGGGTGTTTCGAATGTTTCTGTCAATCGAAAAATGTCGTCTTTGAAAGCGTTTTATCGGTTTCTTTTGAAAACAAGGCAAATTGAAGTGAATCCGATGTTAAAGCATAAAGCATTGAAAACGCCTAAGATTATTCAGATTCCTTTTTCTGAAAAAGAGTTGACTGATTTGTTGTTGAAGGTTGGTGATCCTTGCGGGTTTGAGGAGGTTCGTGACAGGCTTATTGTGGATTTGTTTTATGCCACCGGGATAAGGAGGGCTGAGTTGATTCATTTGATGAAATGTAATGTTGATTTGTCATCTGGTTTGTTAAAGGTTTTAGGGAAGAGAAATAAAGAGCGTATTGTTCCGATATTGCCAATAATTGCGGGGCAGATGAAATTGTATTTACAGGAAAGGACTTTGATTGAAAAGGTGGTAGATGAGGATTATTTTTTTATTTCAGGCAAAGGGTTAAAATTGAGTGAATCTTTTGTGTATCGATTAATAAATTCTTACTTTAGTAAAGTCTCTGAAAAGGTAAAAAAGAGTCCGCATGTGCTTCGGCATACTTTTGCGACTCATTTATTAAATAACGGAGCAGATTTAAATTCAGTTAAGGAATTATTGGGACATTCGAGTTTAGCGTCTACACAGGTTTATACTCACAATAGTTTAGCGGAGCTTAAAAAAGTGTATGCAAATGCGCATCCTAGGAATAAACAATAG
- the hpf gene encoding ribosome hibernation-promoting factor, HPF/YfiA family, whose amino-acid sequence MKVDVHAVNFTVDRKLVDFIQERMDKLEKYYDRVVSADVFLKVERTSDKENKAVEIKINVPGDDFLVKKQCKTFEEAVELSAESLERLLVKRKEKIRAHI is encoded by the coding sequence ATGAAGGTAGATGTTCATGCAGTTAACTTTACTGTTGACAGAAAATTGGTAGATTTTATTCAGGAGAGAATGGATAAATTGGAGAAATATTATGATCGTGTTGTTTCGGCGGATGTTTTTTTGAAAGTTGAAAGAACAAGTGATAAAGAGAATAAAGCAGTAGAGATTAAGATTAATGTACCGGGGGATGATTTTTTGGTTAAAAAGCAGTGCAAGACATTCGAAGAGGCAGTTGAACTTTCAGCAGAATCTTTAGAAAGATTACTTGTTAAAAGGAAAGAAAAAATAAGAGCACATATATAA
- the tuf gene encoding elongation factor Tu, with the protein MAKENFNRSKPHLNIGTIGHVDHGKTTLTAAITKVLSDAGYCQAKSFDQIDNAPEEKERGITINTSHVEYETANRHYAHVDCPGHADYVKNMVTGAAQMDGAILVVAATDGPMPQTREHILLGRQVGIPRIVVFMNKVDMVDDAELLELVEMEIRDLLSFYEYDGDNGPVVQGSALGGLNNDPAWVPKIIELMEAVDAWIEEPVRDVAKPFLMPVEDVFTITGRGTVATGRIETGIANTGDPVEIIGMGADKLTSTITGVEMFRKILDRGEAGDNVGLLLRGIDKESIKRGMVIIKPGSVKPHATFKAEVYILKKEEGGRHTPFHNNYRPQFYVRTTDVTGVITLPEGVEMVMPGDNLTINVALLSPIAMSVGLRFAIREGGRTVGAGQVTEIVG; encoded by the coding sequence ATGGCAAAGGAGAATTTTAATCGTTCCAAACCGCACTTAAACATAGGTACAATTGGACACGTGGATCACGGAAAAACTACATTAACTGCAGCAATTACAAAAGTATTGTCTGATGCTGGTTACTGTCAAGCAAAATCGTTTGATCAAATCGATAACGCTCCAGAGGAGAAAGAAAGAGGTATTACTATTAATACATCACACGTAGAGTATGAAACAGCTAACCGTCACTACGCTCACGTTGACTGTCCAGGTCACGCGGATTACGTAAAGAACATGGTTACTGGAGCAGCTCAAATGGACGGAGCTATCTTAGTAGTTGCTGCTACAGATGGTCCAATGCCACAAACTCGTGAGCACATCCTTTTAGGTCGTCAGGTTGGTATTCCAAGAATCGTTGTTTTCATGAACAAAGTGGATATGGTTGATGATGCTGAGTTGTTAGAGCTTGTTGAAATGGAAATTAGAGATTTATTATCTTTCTACGAATATGATGGAGATAATGGTCCTGTAGTTCAAGGTTCTGCTTTAGGAGGATTGAATAATGATCCTGCTTGGGTACCAAAAATCATTGAATTAATGGAAGCTGTTGATGCTTGGATCGAAGAGCCAGTGCGTGACGTAGCAAAACCATTCTTGATGCCGGTTGAAGACGTATTTACAATTACTGGTCGTGGAACTGTTGCTACAGGTCGTATCGAAACAGGTATTGCTAATACAGGAGATCCAGTTGAAATCATTGGTATGGGAGCTGATAAATTAACTTCTACTATTACAGGAGTTGAGATGTTCCGTAAAATCCTTGATAGAGGTGAAGCTGGAGATAACGTAGGTTTATTGTTAAGAGGTATTGATAAAGAATCTATCAAAAGAGGAATGGTTATCATTAAGCCAGGATCAGTAAAACCACACGCTACTTTCAAAGCAGAGGTTTATATCTTGAAAAAAGAAGAAGGTGGACGTCATACTCCATTCCACAATAACTACCGTCCACAGTTCTACGTACGTACAACTGACGTAACAGGAGTTATTACTTTACCAGAAGGAGTAGAGATGGTAATGCCAGGAGATAACTTGACTATCAATGTTGCTTTATTAAGCCCAATCGCTATGAGTGTTGGTTTACGTTTCGCTATCCGTGAAGGTGGTAGAACTGTAGGAGCAGGTCAGGTAACTGAAATCGTAGGATAA
- the secE gene encoding preprotein translocase subunit SecE: MTKVTNYLSEAFEELKSNVTWPAWAEVQKLTIVVAVFSILFALATWGVDEFFAKALAGFFNWLKG, from the coding sequence ATGACAAAAGTTACTAATTATTTATCAGAGGCTTTCGAAGAGTTAAAGTCAAATGTTACTTGGCCAGCTTGGGCTGAGGTTCAAAAATTGACAATTGTTGTAGCTGTATTTTCGATTCTGTTCGCTTTGGCAACATGGGGAGTAGACGAATTTTTTGCAAAAGCTTTGGCTGGATTTTTTAACTGGTTAAAAGGATAA
- the nusG gene encoding transcription termination/antitermination protein NusG has product MADNNVKKWYVVRAVSGQENKVKAYIETEIARLGMGDYVSQVLVPTEKVVTVKEGKKMSKDKVYFPGYVMIEANLVGEIPHIIKSITSVIGFLGEIKGGEPVPLRLSEVNRMLGKVDELAVNTDTRAIPFSLGETVKVIDGPFNGFNGSVEKINEEKRKLEVMVKIFGRKTPLELSFMQVEKV; this is encoded by the coding sequence ATGGCAGATAATAATGTGAAAAAATGGTATGTGGTTAGAGCTGTAAGCGGGCAAGAAAACAAAGTCAAAGCTTACATCGAAACTGAGATTGCCAGATTAGGTATGGGCGATTATGTTTCCCAAGTTTTAGTACCTACAGAAAAAGTAGTTACTGTAAAAGAAGGAAAGAAAATGTCTAAGGATAAAGTTTATTTCCCTGGATATGTTATGATCGAAGCCAATTTAGTTGGTGAGATACCTCATATTATTAAGTCAATTACTAGTGTAATTGGGTTTTTAGGTGAGATCAAAGGCGGGGAACCGGTTCCTTTGAGACTTTCTGAAGTAAATAGAATGTTAGGTAAAGTGGATGAGTTGGCTGTTAATACAGATACTCGTGCTATTCCTTTCAGCCTGGGTGAAACGGTAAAAGTGATCGATGGTCCTTTTAACGGGTTTAACGGTTCGGTTGAAAAAATCAATGAAGAAAAGCGTAAACTTGAAGTTATGGTTAAGATTTTCGGAAGAAAGACACCATTAGAATTGAGCTTTATGCAAGTAGAAAAAGTATAA